From one Leptospira noumeaensis genomic stretch:
- a CDS encoding adhesin OmpL37 family surface protein yields MGKWKIILFFAMVVSHISHISAVSPEQTNLGILIFENKENLNFINVALSNLAPSQEETQSSAQPGAETPAADPSKKNLDFDYFKLLKAANQSDFSGNMWYLQSNYVYGFRQLRQAQGELKNIFEIVLQKYIEDARALLEAAAPTIIRSNDNNAKALLRLGFRDLRSSEDLYTTGLNSSPHQYRYKLTLYKEGILTLRRAKRFAILAMIYSKTPDEDKPEYQYRSNEDLKEARNEEKQRNYEKVRDTIINFVENKRMERTVVPPGNPDAKPLDLLEQHDDNYGFITSKKLDLLLEANAQIKETEGARRESVPPTPKFDENGKAIYPEEKKK; encoded by the coding sequence ATGGGAAAATGGAAAATCATCCTCTTTTTTGCAATGGTTGTGAGTCATATATCACATATCAGTGCAGTATCACCAGAACAGACGAATCTGGGGATTTTAATCTTTGAAAACAAAGAAAACTTAAATTTTATCAATGTTGCTCTGAGCAATTTGGCTCCTTCGCAAGAAGAAACACAAAGTTCTGCGCAGCCAGGGGCTGAAACTCCCGCAGCGGATCCTTCCAAAAAGAATTTGGATTTTGATTATTTCAAACTTCTAAAAGCAGCCAACCAATCTGACTTTAGTGGAAACATGTGGTATCTGCAAAGTAACTATGTGTATGGATTTCGCCAACTCCGCCAAGCCCAAGGGGAACTAAAAAATATTTTTGAAATCGTACTTCAAAAATATATCGAAGATGCAAGAGCACTCCTCGAAGCCGCAGCTCCTACCATCATTCGTTCCAATGACAATAACGCCAAAGCGTTGTTACGTCTTGGTTTTCGTGACCTTCGTTCTTCGGAAGACCTTTATACAACAGGTCTTAATTCCAGCCCACACCAATACCGATACAAACTCACTCTTTATAAAGAAGGGATTCTGACTCTACGTCGTGCCAAACGTTTTGCTATACTCGCGATGATTTATAGTAAAACTCCAGACGAAGACAAACCAGAATACCAATACCGTTCCAACGAAGATTTAAAAGAAGCTCGTAACGAAGAAAAACAACGTAATTACGAAAAGGTGAGAGATACCATCATCAACTTCGTAGAAAATAAACGTATGGAAAGAACTGTTGTGCCGCCAGGCAATCCAGACGCAAAACCTTTGGATCTTTTAGAGCAACACGATGACAACTATGGTTTCATTACTTCTAAAAAGTTAGATTTACTTTTGGAAGCCAATGCTCAAATCAAAGAGACAGAAGGTGCAAGACGTGAGTCCGTTCCTCCTACTCCTAAGTTTGATGAAAACGGAAAAGCCATCTACCCAGAAGAAAAGAAAAAATAA
- a CDS encoding LA_1326/LA_4305 family lipoprotein yields the protein MKLVRLLSFLILSITLNSCATGVKSRALLFRSNEFAIYTVNRDKINLKAESSVPKTFAHPVEITEDKVLDLLGNIRFREESSYGDVNQYIFEEKEIKEFALDLVDGLQKLKSDQLLLVISKYNPVRSVVSHYARTGFYIWSSETSIEILFGELQKEVTYDEQGNYYDWSNIPDIPFEHFPQSTYILQGPGFSFKKVSGFRNKHWLVFDKTDLAKLKFEKRKKTIVPEVTNSVDADLKPEKRISRDEEEGIINGD from the coding sequence ATGAAACTCGTTAGACTTCTTTCTTTTCTTATTTTATCCATCACTTTAAACTCATGTGCCACTGGTGTTAAGTCCAGGGCTTTGTTATTCCGTAGCAACGAGTTTGCGATTTACACAGTAAACCGCGACAAAATCAATTTGAAGGCAGAATCTTCAGTTCCCAAAACTTTTGCCCATCCTGTGGAAATCACAGAGGACAAGGTTTTAGATTTACTTGGTAACATTCGTTTTCGGGAAGAAAGTTCTTATGGCGATGTAAACCAATACATATTTGAAGAAAAGGAAATCAAAGAATTTGCACTTGATCTTGTGGATGGATTACAAAAACTAAAATCAGACCAACTACTGCTTGTTATCTCTAAATACAATCCTGTTCGTTCTGTGGTTTCCCATTATGCAAGGACTGGATTTTATATTTGGTCTTCGGAAACTTCTATTGAGATTTTGTTTGGTGAACTTCAAAAAGAAGTCACTTATGATGAACAAGGGAATTATTATGACTGGTCCAATATTCCAGACATTCCTTTTGAACATTTTCCGCAGTCTACTTACATCCTCCAAGGCCCAGGTTTTTCTTTTAAAAAGGTTTCTGGATTTCGTAATAAACACTGGTTAGTTTTTGATAAAACTGATTTGGCAAAGTTGAAATTTGAAAAACGAAAAAAAACAATCGTTCCTGAAGTCACCAATTCCGTAGATGCTGATCTCAAACCCGAAAAAAGAATTTCTCGTGATGAAGAAGAAGGGATTATCAACGGAGATTGA
- the pyrB gene encoding aspartate carbamoyltransferase, with protein MYSYSHKNILDTLQFSKEDLNFLIEKTNRMSVLHESGEAFGILNGKLLASLFFEASTRTRMSFEAAMERLGGRLISTVGFQFSSISKGETLYDTMKMIEAYVDIAVIRHPVEGSSRIAAGAVTIPVINAGDGAGQHPTQALLDLYTIFSEKGKIDGLNIAFIGDLKYGRTIHSLINLLRHYPVHLYLISPEELKLPEKYKKNLEGFPMTWEETTDIKAFWDADVAYVTRIQEERFPDHREYEKLKDIYKVNKELVLASKKDTTILHPLPRVNELSTDVDDLPNAAYFRQAQYGVVVRMVLLCLSLGVNFD; from the coding sequence ATGTACTCTTACTCCCACAAAAACATCTTAGACACCCTCCAATTTTCCAAAGAAGACCTAAATTTCTTAATCGAAAAAACAAACCGTATGAGTGTCCTCCATGAATCGGGGGAAGCGTTTGGAATTCTGAATGGAAAACTCCTTGCCTCTTTATTTTTTGAAGCAAGCACACGCACGCGAATGTCCTTCGAGGCGGCCATGGAAAGGTTAGGTGGAAGGTTGATTTCCACAGTAGGATTTCAATTTTCCTCCATTTCAAAGGGCGAAACTCTTTACGATACCATGAAGATGATTGAAGCCTATGTGGATATCGCTGTCATTCGTCACCCTGTAGAAGGTTCTTCTCGGATTGCCGCGGGTGCAGTCACCATTCCTGTGATCAATGCAGGAGATGGGGCAGGCCAACATCCTACCCAAGCACTTCTGGATTTATACACGATCTTTTCAGAAAAAGGAAAAATCGATGGCCTGAACATTGCCTTTATTGGGGATCTTAAGTATGGAAGGACCATCCATTCATTAATCAATCTCTTAAGACATTATCCTGTACATTTGTATCTGATTAGTCCCGAAGAATTGAAACTTCCTGAAAAATACAAAAAGAACTTAGAAGGTTTTCCCATGACTTGGGAAGAAACCACTGACATCAAAGCTTTTTGGGATGCGGATGTTGCCTACGTGACTAGAATCCAAGAAGAAAGATTTCCTGATCATAGAGAATACGAAAAGCTAAAAGATATTTATAAAGTGAATAAGGAACTGGTTCTTGCTTCCAAAAAGGACACAACCATCCTCCATCCACTCCCACGTGTGAATGAACTTTCCACTGATGTAGATGATTTACCGAATGCAGCTTACTTCCGTCAGGCGCAGTATGGCGTTGTGGTAAGAATGGTTTTACTTTGTCTCAGTCTCGGAGTGAATTTTGACTAA
- a CDS encoding acyl-CoA thioesterase has protein sequence MVDTIQNKLRDMELVTQHLVQPDDLNYHNNLFGGKMLSWIDEGMAMYVMNKIRYTNIVTMSMDNVVFRSPARAGDIIQIYGKIVKYGKSSVTSRTLAITNNPQTGKMSAVIESDITYVCLGENGKPTAYFRNFTPTT, from the coding sequence ATGGTCGATACAATCCAGAACAAACTCCGTGATATGGAACTGGTCACCCAACACCTAGTCCAACCAGACGATTTGAACTACCATAACAATCTTTTTGGGGGAAAAATGCTCTCCTGGATCGACGAGGGAATGGCAATGTATGTGATGAATAAAATTCGTTATACCAATATTGTCACCATGAGTATGGACAATGTGGTATTTCGTTCCCCCGCTCGGGCGGGAGACATCATCCAAATTTATGGAAAAATTGTAAAATACGGAAAATCCTCGGTCACTTCTCGAACTTTGGCCATCACCAACAACCCACAAACCGGAAAAATGTCGGCAGTGATTGAAAGTGACATCACCTACGTTTGTTTAGGTGAGAATGGAAAACCTACAGCTTATTTTCGAAATTTTACCCCAACCACTTAG
- the rpmE gene encoding 50S ribosomal protein L31: MKTDIHPKYVSAKIKCACGTVIETRSTAGDISVEICSNCHPFFTGKSKLVDTTGRVDKFKKKYKMK; encoded by the coding sequence ATGAAAACTGACATACATCCAAAATACGTTTCTGCAAAAATCAAATGCGCTTGTGGTACTGTGATCGAAACTAGATCCACTGCCGGGGATATCAGTGTGGAAATTTGTTCCAACTGCCACCCCTTCTTTACTGGAAAATCCAAACTAGTGGATACAACCGGTCGAGTAGACAAGTTCAAGAAAAAATACAAAATGAAGTAA
- the rho gene encoding transcription termination factor Rho — MASRKQEEIQVNPPEEPTEYTNGIMDQEDGSEPPKQFKKKKNRYEGPVPPPLDLVELKKKNINELADLAKGLGVENTHGLKKQNLMFALLQAQTEKDGQVHAAGVMERLPDGYGFLRSPDYNYVPGPDDIYVSPSQIKLFGLRTGDTVTGLIRPPKEAERFFAMLRVESINGFPVEVAQKRNLFDNLTPLYPDERINMEFDPSHLDTRVIDLMCPIGKGQRALIVAPPRTGKTVLMQSIANAITRNHPEIFLIVLLIDERPEEVTDMARHVKGEVVSSTFDEPAQRHVQVAEMVIEKAKRLVEHGKDVVILLDSITRLARAYNQVVPTSGKILSGGVDSNALHKPKRFFGAARNIEEGGSLTIIATALIDTGSRMDEVIFEEFKGTGNMEIHLDRKLADKRIFPAIDINRSGTRKEELLLPQDTLTRVFILRKVLSPMSITESMELLIEKMRGAKTNDQFLASMNTN, encoded by the coding sequence ATGGCATCACGCAAACAAGAAGAAATCCAAGTTAATCCTCCCGAAGAACCAACTGAATATACCAACGGCATCATGGACCAAGAAGATGGTTCCGAACCCCCAAAACAGTTTAAGAAAAAAAAGAACCGTTATGAAGGCCCCGTTCCTCCTCCACTCGACTTAGTCGAACTAAAGAAAAAAAACATCAACGAACTGGCTGACCTTGCGAAGGGTTTAGGGGTGGAAAACACTCATGGTTTGAAAAAACAAAACTTGATGTTCGCTCTCCTCCAAGCACAAACCGAAAAAGACGGACAAGTGCATGCAGCAGGGGTGATGGAAAGACTTCCTGACGGATACGGTTTCCTTCGTTCACCTGACTACAATTATGTGCCAGGTCCAGATGATATTTATGTTTCTCCTTCTCAAATCAAATTGTTCGGTCTTCGTACGGGAGATACTGTAACCGGGCTCATCAGACCACCTAAAGAAGCAGAAAGATTTTTTGCTATGTTACGTGTGGAATCCATCAACGGTTTCCCGGTGGAAGTGGCACAAAAAAGAAATTTATTTGATAACCTAACACCTCTTTACCCAGACGAAAGAATCAATATGGAGTTCGATCCAAGTCATTTGGATACAAGGGTCATTGATCTTATGTGTCCGATTGGAAAGGGCCAAAGGGCTCTGATTGTGGCTCCTCCAAGAACAGGTAAAACAGTTCTTATGCAATCCATTGCCAATGCGATTACCAGAAACCACCCAGAAATTTTTCTCATCGTGTTACTCATTGATGAACGTCCGGAAGAGGTAACTGATATGGCTCGTCATGTGAAGGGTGAGGTTGTGAGTTCTACATTTGATGAACCAGCACAACGCCACGTCCAAGTAGCAGAGATGGTCATCGAAAAAGCAAAACGACTTGTGGAACACGGAAAGGATGTGGTCATCCTTCTTGACTCCATCACAAGGCTTGCCCGTGCTTATAACCAAGTGGTTCCTACTTCTGGAAAAATCCTTTCCGGTGGTGTGGATTCCAATGCCCTCCACAAACCAAAACGTTTCTTTGGAGCGGCAAGAAATATCGAAGAGGGTGGGTCACTCACCATCATCGCCACTGCTCTCATTGACACTGGTTCCCGAATGGACGAGGTGATATTTGAGGAATTTAAGGGAACGGGAAATATGGAAATCCATTTGGACAGAAAACTCGCTGACAAACGAATTTTCCCGGCCATCGACATCAACCGCTCCGGGACAAGAAAAGAGGAACTTCTGCTACCGCAAGATACCCTCACTCGTGTCTTTATCCTCCGAAAAGTACTTTCTCCCATGAGTATCACCGAAAGTATGGAACTATTGATCGAAAAGATGCGTGGCGCAAAGACGAACGACCAGTTCCTCGCCAGCATGAATACAAATTAG
- a CDS encoding LL-diaminopimelate aminotransferase — translation MTQINENYLKLKAGYLFPEIGRRVKVYSDANQSAKIIRLGIGDVTLPLAPTIVNAMVDAAKEMGSAGGFHGYGPEQGYSFLIQKIIAHDYTARGVQIAEDEVFVSDGSKCDCGNIQEIFSLDSKIAVVDPVYPVYVDTNVMAGRTGEVGTDGRYANIIYMPATEENNFEPDFPKEKPDIIYLCYPNNPTGMVATKARLTEWVNFAKKIGSIILYDSAYESFIQDPEIPKSIYEIPGAKEVAMEFRSFSKTAGFTGTRCAYLVIPKDLKGKTKAGEEISFNSLWNRRHTTKFNGVSYVTQKGAEAVFSAQGQVEIKEQISYYMQNAKLIREGLATAGYTVFGGTNAPYIWLKTPRGLKSWEFFDELLGKAQVVGTPGSGFGPAGEGYFRLSAFGKREDVISAIERIQKM, via the coding sequence ATGACTCAGATAAATGAAAACTATTTAAAATTGAAAGCAGGATATCTATTTCCTGAAATCGGAAGAAGGGTAAAAGTTTATTCCGATGCCAACCAAAGTGCTAAAATCATCCGACTCGGAATAGGTGATGTGACTTTACCACTCGCTCCAACGATTGTAAATGCAATGGTTGATGCAGCTAAGGAGATGGGAAGTGCTGGCGGATTTCATGGTTATGGCCCAGAACAAGGATACTCCTTTCTCATCCAAAAAATCATTGCTCATGATTATACGGCTCGTGGTGTCCAAATCGCAGAAGATGAAGTATTTGTTTCTGATGGATCTAAATGTGACTGCGGTAACATCCAAGAGATTTTTTCTTTAGATAGTAAAATTGCCGTGGTGGATCCCGTGTATCCGGTGTATGTAGATACAAACGTGATGGCAGGTCGCACAGGAGAAGTGGGAACAGACGGAAGATATGCGAATATCATTTATATGCCAGCCACAGAAGAAAATAATTTTGAACCAGACTTTCCAAAAGAAAAACCAGATATCATTTACCTTTGTTATCCGAATAACCCAACGGGAATGGTGGCAACGAAGGCACGCCTTACGGAATGGGTGAACTTTGCAAAAAAAATCGGAAGTATCATCCTTTATGATTCTGCTTACGAATCTTTCATCCAAGATCCAGAAATTCCAAAATCCATTTATGAAATTCCTGGTGCTAAAGAAGTGGCTATGGAATTTAGATCCTTTTCCAAAACAGCTGGATTTACAGGAACTCGTTGTGCCTACCTTGTGATTCCGAAAGATCTAAAAGGAAAAACAAAAGCGGGCGAAGAAATTAGTTTCAATTCTCTTTGGAACCGTCGCCACACAACCAAGTTCAATGGAGTGTCTTACGTGACACAAAAAGGAGCTGAGGCAGTTTTCTCAGCACAGGGCCAAGTGGAGATCAAAGAACAAATTTCCTACTATATGCAAAATGCAAAACTCATTCGCGAAGGTTTGGCAACTGCTGGATACACTGTTTTTGGCGGAACAAACGCTCCTTACATTTGGTTAAAAACTCCGAGAGGACTGAAATCCTGGGAATTTTTTGACGAACTTTTGGGGAAAGCACAAGTGGTGGGAACTCCCGGATCGGGATTTGGGCCTGCCGGAGAGGGATATTTCCGACTTTCTGCCTTTGGAAAGCGGGAAGATGTGATTTCTGCGATAGAACGAATCCAAAAAATGTAA
- a CDS encoding pentapeptide repeat-containing protein has protein sequence MAVMDFARYKEINDQRMNYREMEDATVVSYYRNTGCGDGYRIYLKLNEDSVVEDASYTTTGCGFGIVALAMATEYAKGKSLNDLRNLTPETLETLFEFPERRKNYPASAVAALKKAVEDYESGQGVPKENRITKAQTMELLHNQGHLREAKLSSVMLEKEKLDGVDFSGADLHNAFLQNSSFVGANFQGANLKASFFNGADLRNANFRGADLRFAKLASAKIEGADFTDAIYDIGTRVDHSQMYIFDVMKKAGKDLYLKKEDGE, from the coding sequence ATGGCAGTAATGGACTTTGCTCGCTACAAAGAAATCAACGACCAAAGGATGAATTACCGTGAGATGGAAGACGCAACAGTTGTCTCCTATTACCGCAACACTGGTTGCGGAGACGGATATCGCATTTATTTAAAGTTAAACGAAGACTCTGTTGTGGAAGACGCAAGTTACACCACAACGGGTTGTGGATTTGGAATTGTCGCTCTTGCTATGGCCACTGAATATGCAAAAGGCAAATCTCTAAACGATTTAAGAAACCTCACTCCTGAAACCTTAGAAACACTTTTCGAATTTCCAGAGAGAAGAAAAAACTACCCGGCATCTGCTGTTGCTGCTCTCAAAAAAGCAGTGGAAGATTATGAGTCTGGGCAAGGTGTTCCGAAAGAAAACCGAATCACCAAAGCACAAACAATGGAACTCCTCCACAACCAAGGCCACCTTAGAGAAGCAAAGTTATCTAGTGTTATGTTGGAAAAGGAAAAATTGGATGGAGTGGATTTTTCAGGTGCTGACCTGCACAATGCTTTCCTTCAAAATTCCAGTTTTGTCGGTGCCAATTTCCAAGGTGCCAACTTAAAGGCCTCCTTTTTTAACGGAGCCGATTTAAGAAACGCAAACTTCCGTGGTGCTGACCTCCGATTTGCGAAACTTGCATCTGCCAAAATCGAAGGTGCTGATTTTACCGACGCCATTTATGATATTGGAACTCGAGTGGACCACAGCCAAATGTACATCTTCGATGTGATGAAAAAAGCCGGCAAAGACCTTTATTTGAAAAAAGAGGATGGGGAATGA
- a CDS encoding helix-turn-helix domain-containing protein, translating to MKFESLYRHFLLTKATHLPVISEEGELLGLLSKDRVHRELSDLGKERENLDQIPFEILETELHENLLLYFKESTQIPVIGLDGEKKDNWDKPRFLAAFTRLDSSHSRDPKLEDIESKLEKKKENADSVQWFMELILSHFPDGLLATDVNGSTIFYNENFENHILTKPLFRDSLQFAEKYLHNLNREVLATYLKDHDLSLGKDADTSVLYTNITEIKVTLRIVTLKKEKKVFGFLYHFSPSSFSHPSGEGDLEFPNLGDAFRSKLPLESVLEEMEAHYIHKSLKRNSNNISHTATELGVPRTTLQNRIRFLKLSERFQNEGKVKSVIPRKRSEKPEEKPKKVTEKKNPLPVKKAKTIQKPVKSSKPVPKGKKQSPKPRQAGKKSKKRR from the coding sequence GTGAAGTTTGAATCGCTGTATCGTCATTTTTTGCTGACAAAGGCTACCCATCTTCCCGTCATTTCGGAAGAGGGTGAGTTACTCGGTTTACTATCCAAAGACCGTGTCCATCGCGAACTGTCTGATTTGGGAAAAGAAAGAGAAAACCTAGACCAAATTCCTTTTGAAATTTTAGAAACAGAACTTCACGAAAATCTTTTACTCTATTTTAAAGAATCCACACAAATCCCTGTCATTGGTTTGGACGGCGAAAAAAAAGACAATTGGGACAAACCTAGGTTTCTTGCAGCCTTCACACGTCTCGATTCTTCTCATTCACGTGATCCCAAACTGGAAGACATCGAATCCAAGTTAGAAAAGAAAAAAGAAAATGCGGACTCAGTGCAGTGGTTTATGGAACTCATCCTTTCCCATTTTCCAGATGGGCTTCTCGCAACAGATGTAAATGGTTCTACAATCTTTTATAACGAAAATTTTGAAAATCATATTCTCACAAAACCTTTGTTTCGCGATTCGCTTCAGTTTGCGGAAAAATACCTTCATAATTTAAATCGAGAAGTTCTCGCAACTTACTTAAAAGATCATGATTTGAGTTTGGGTAAGGATGCAGATACGAGTGTCCTATATACCAACATCACTGAGATAAAAGTCACTCTTCGTATTGTAACCTTAAAGAAAGAAAAAAAAGTTTTTGGGTTTTTATACCACTTTTCTCCGTCATCATTTTCCCATCCTTCGGGAGAAGGAGATTTGGAATTCCCAAATTTAGGGGATGCTTTCCGTTCGAAACTACCTTTAGAATCGGTATTGGAAGAAATGGAAGCGCATTACATCCATAAGTCGCTAAAAAGAAATTCCAACAATATCTCTCATACGGCAACGGAACTGGGTGTTCCAAGAACAACCTTACAAAACAGAATTCGGTTTTTAAAACTTTCAGAACGTTTTCAAAATGAAGGCAAAGTAAAGTCTGTAATTCCTAGAAAACGTTCGGAAAAACCGGAAGAAAAACCCAAAAAAGTCACAGAAAAGAAGAATCCACTGCCGGTGAAAAAGGCTAAAACCATTCAGAAACCAGTGAAATCTTCAAAACCAGTGCCAAAAGGGAAGAAACAGAGCCCAAAACCAAGGCAAGCAGGGAAAAAGTCGAAAAAAAGACGTTGA
- a CDS encoding STAS domain-containing protein has product MENSREFYQEFERAIDSQNFGKLTMDFHSVKFLDSSGIGAVIKASSALHNRGVEIFVTNLNKNLNSVFRLSGLNHILSILTLDEYLSKFPEFQKTLEA; this is encoded by the coding sequence ATGGAAAACTCACGTGAATTTTACCAAGAATTCGAGAGGGCAATCGATAGTCAGAATTTCGGAAAGTTGACAATGGATTTTCATTCTGTGAAGTTTTTGGACTCCAGCGGAATTGGAGCCGTCATCAAAGCTTCCTCTGCCCTACACAACCGCGGGGTCGAAATCTTTGTCACTAATCTGAATAAAAATCTAAACTCCGTATTTCGTCTATCCGGGCTCAACCATATCCTTTCCATTTTAACTTTAGATGAATACCTTTCTAAATTTCCAGAGTTTCAAAAAACTCTAGAGGCATAA
- a CDS encoding DUF2203 domain-containing protein translates to MTKKIWTLAEARDVLPLVRDITREYYLKASVLADDVRNKLLPENVLEAKEEEIGEIVKHWTNEILAMQIDVKGLWLVDFDHGTGFYCWTWGEEDVLYEHGYHEGFRSRKLIEENKEENDSDK, encoded by the coding sequence TTGACTAAAAAGATTTGGACACTAGCGGAAGCCCGAGACGTCCTTCCTTTAGTGCGAGACATCACAAGAGAATATTATCTAAAAGCCAGTGTTCTTGCGGATGATGTTAGAAATAAACTTTTGCCGGAAAATGTTTTAGAAGCCAAAGAAGAAGAAATCGGTGAAATCGTAAAACATTGGACAAATGAAATATTGGCAATGCAGATCGATGTGAAAGGATTGTGGTTGGTTGATTTTGACCACGGCACTGGGTTCTACTGTTGGACCTGGGGCGAAGAAGATGTGTTATACGAACACGGTTATCATGAAGGATTTAGATCGAGAAAACTCATAGAGGAAAATAAAGAAGAAAATGACTCAGATAAATGA